The Mucilaginibacter gracilis genomic interval CAAAGGTGTACCCAATGCAGGGGCGCATAATTATAATGTGTTAACAGGTGGTTTTAAAGAGCTGGCCAAAGTGTTTGGCAAAGTGCGCAAAATGCCACTCATGAAACGCTTTTTATCGGCTTTCTTTTTTTACTCGGTAGGTGTGCAAACCATTATGCTGGTGGCCGCCAACTTTGCCGCCAAAGAACTTAAAATGCCCGACGCCGATTTAATTGTAATCATCCTTATTATACAGGTGGTTGCCGTAGCCGGTGCGGTAATTGCATCAAAGGCATCGGCCAAATATGGCAACACCAAAACCCTGGTTGGCCTGGTTACTGTTTGGACACTAATTTGCTGCTGCGTATATTTTGTAGCCAACGAAGCACAGTTTGCCGTAGCAGCCGTAGTGGTAGGTTTGGTAATGGGTGGTGTACAATCGTTATCGCGGTCAACGTTTTCAAAATACCTTCCGGAGAATATACCCGATACGGCCTCTTATTTTAGTTTTTACGACGTTACCGAAAAACTATCCATTGTAGTGGGCCTCCTGTGCTTCGCCAAGGTTGAAGATTGGCGGCACGAAATGCGCGACAGCGCCCTGGCCCTCGATTGCTTTTTTGCCGTTGGCCTGTTTTTACTGGTAGCCCTCCTGGTTTACGAAAACAAAGCCACCAAAGGCAAACTGGCCCCACTTATTTAAAAAGCGTAAAAGTTCCGCCCATTCCGGCGTCCCCGCCGCAACACAAACGGTTTGCAGCGTCAACGCTGCATCGGCTTCAATTATATCGCTCCTATCAAAACAACAACGCCGGGTTAGTTTAATAACCCGGCGTTGTTGTTTTGATGGCTTTTTTTTGAGTGCTTATATTATAGCGTTCTCAATATCATCGTGCACCATGGCATAAGGGTCGGTTTGGGCTTTAAACTGGGTAACCAGCTTATCGGTAAAGGTAATTAAATGGTCAATTTGGCCAACTGCCGTGTCAACCAGGGTTTCGCCCAGGTTTTGTAACGACGAACCTAATTTTTCGCGGTTTTGTTTCCCTTTAGCGGGTGCAAATAAAATTCCTAAAGTAACTCCGGCAGCTAAACCTGCCAATAGTAATACTGCTCCTTTTGAAGTATTGCTCATATTCTTATCAATGTAAACGTATAAAATTGGTTTGCGAAGGCCCCGTCAGTTGTAAGGCACCGCAAATTAAAAAATTAAAAAGGTAATATAAAACGCCGCCCTATTTTACCCTGGTTTTTTACGTACTGTTAACACAAAGCACGCTGCAATTAGCGTTGTAAAAGCCTTTTTAACAATACAAACTAAAAACCGGGTTAAGGTTATAAAGTTTTGTTTTTTAGCAAAATGCTGGTTGCCAATGTAATTGCGCACAACATGATGTTTTGAATATGATCCGTTCCATCTCCGCTAAAACAATAATAATAGCAACGGCTTTTGTTAAACATATACCTGCCAAATTAACGGCTTATTGCCTTATAAATTGTTTAAGTGGGCCGGTAAAGCTATTAGCATTGCATCGGTTAATAGAAAGAAAATACCTAAAAAAACCTGGCAGGGCTGGATAAAATTAAATACGGTAATTGCAATTTAAAATATACGCCGGGTTTTTTAAGCTTGCCAGTTTTGCAGGGCTGCAATACTGTTGTTGTTTACTTATTATTGCGGCAACGGCTGGTTTATTATCGTTACTATAATTAAAAAGTACCGGGAAAAGCCGAGTTAAAAAATAAAGCGGACCTTGGTAAATATGCACATCGTTAACCTGTAACAACTGCTTTTGGGCTTGGCAGCAGCGTTTGCGGGCGGCCATTTTGCAGGTATGCTTTTTGCAATGCGTGCCGTGGCTAATAGCGGTTAACCGCAAAACGCCCATACAACAAGTGCCTTTTGCAGATACCCCTAAACCCGATAAAAGGTAGGCCGCAACCAGCAAAATAAGCAACAGGCGTTTCATACTACAAATATAGGGTTTTGGTTTTATATTTTGCTTAACCGGCTGCGCAACCATTTACCAACAACAGCCCCTAAACTATTGACGGTGAATACCGCAGAAAAAAAAAGAAAAAAAAAGGGCGACAAAAGCCGCCCGCTAGCAATACCTTTCAGGTATGCCTAAATTATTTAAAGCTTTGTTTTGGAGTAAACAAAGGGATAATAATTGCTACAATTAACACGGCTACTTCTAATGCGATTAACATGGTTTTTATTTTTTAAAGTGATTGAATAAGTTTCGTTTCAGGTTGAATTATCACTGAGCAACAATACCGCCTGCTGATGGTACTTTAGCTAATTGCATACCAATATTTTATTTTTTTTATAACCAGCTAATTAGGGGCAAAAAGCCAAAAAAATATTTTACGATAATTAAAAAATCACTTAAAAATTTGGATGCATTGGTTTTTTTATTGGCAATTTAAAAGGCCGCACAAAAATAAAAGGGATGCCAAAATACAAAGCCGGCATTTGCCGGCAAACCATAAAATTAGCACCAAATAAAAGCCGACAAACCAAAAAACGAGGGGATAAAGCCAAAAAAAGGTCTAAAAATGCTAAAAATATCGCGTCGTGCTCCAAAATACCTACTTAAAAGTAGGTATTTTAAAAAAATGATTGCTTTTTGATGGTTTTTCGATCGGCTAAAGCTTCAAAAATATTTTTTACGCCATTTTGTCACCCGACATGACAAACACTATTTTTACACCAAAACCACAGTCTCGAAAACATGACAAACAACTGCCATATTGACTAATTGTAGCAAAAGTTCCCCATTTAGCGCCCAATCCCATATGCCAAATGTTATAGTATGTTAAATTGTTGCGTAGCTTGGCCACTTTGGGTAATTTTATAAACTGTATTGTAAATAATTATGCTTTTAAATTTTCCGTTAGTTAAAAAATATACGCTGGCACTGGTGTTTGGCTTATTATGCTTTGCCGCTAAAGCCCAGGCACCAAAAGATGCTGCCGACCAAAAATATAAACAGGCCCTGCAACTGGAGGACGATGAAAATTACGCCGACGCCATTGCCCTGCTAACCGATGCCCAAAAGCTAAACCCGGCAAATATTAACTACCCTTACGAAATTGCTTATGCCCTGTACAGCCAAAAGCAATATCAAAAAGCTATTGATAAGCTTTTAACCCTAAAAAACAACACCAATAGTTTCGACCGCCTGTACCAGCTATTGGGTAAAAGCTATATTGTTTTAGACGAAGGAGCCAAAGCACTGGCCATTTACACCGAGGGTTTAAAAAAGTTCCCCAAATCGGGATGTTTATATCTGGAGCGCGGCACCATTCCGCTTGATGATAAAAATTACGACGAGGCACTCCAATATTTTGAAAAAGGCATTGAGGTTGAACCCGGTTTCGCATCCAACTATTACTGGGCGGCCAAGCTTTACTGCAACTCTACCGACCCGGTTTGGGGTGTGCTTTACGCCGAACTGTTTATGAACCTCGAACGTAACGGCCCCCGCAACAACGAAATTAGTAAGCTGCTTTACGATACCTATAACAATCAAATTACCTTCGCCGAGCCGGGTAAACCCCAGGTAACCTTTACCAGCCAGGTAATTGTTGAGGGCCGCAAGCCCGATAAAATGCCCTACCCGCTTGTTTACCAACCCACAATGGGCGCCGCCGCCGCCACCGAAACAGCAATAGATATTAACTCGCTTGATAGGATTAGGCAAAACTTTTTAAAGTTTTATAACCAACGCGGCTTTAACAAAACCTACCCCAACGTATTGTTTAACTATCAGGATAAAATCACCAAGGCCGGTTGCATAGAAGCCTACAACCACTGGCTGCTTTTACAAGGCAACCAAACCGATTTTACCACCTGGCGCAAACAAAACCCCGCCAAATGGCAAGATTTTTTAACCTGGTTTGCCGCCAACCCCCTCAAACTGGACGAAGACAACAAGTTTTACAGAGCGCAGTATTAATACGCGGCGTGCAAAACAATGCGCATTTTGGCTCTGCATGGCTTGCGAGAGCGTGGGAAATAAGCA includes:
- a CDS encoding MFS transporter; the protein is MSEKNNKKTIWAWCMFDWANQAYNMVITSTIFPAYFVFVTTNNPTKSDMVTFFGHKYVNTVLSNYVLGLSYLVVVALLPILTSIADYRGNKKLYLQLFTWLGSLACAGLFFFDKGTPLEIPMICFALASIGYCGGFVFYNSYLPQIATADKQDAVSAKGFIYGYVGSIVVQLICFVVVLKPQLFGITEVDYLPARISFVIVFVWWISFSFIAFKMLPKGVPNAGAHNYNVLTGGFKELAKVFGKVRKMPLMKRFLSAFFFYSVGVQTIMLVAANFAAKELKMPDADLIVIILIIQVVAVAGAVIASKASAKYGNTKTLVGLVTVWTLICCCVYFVANEAQFAVAAVVVGLVMGGVQSLSRSTFSKYLPENIPDTASYFSFYDVTEKLSIVVGLLCFAKVEDWRHEMRDSALALDCFFAVGLFLLVALLVYENKATKGKLAPLI
- a CDS encoding YtxH domain-containing protein; translated protein: MSNTSKGAVLLLAGLAAGVTLGILFAPAKGKQNREKLGSSLQNLGETLVDTAVGQIDHLITFTDKLVTQFKAQTDPYAMVHDDIENAII
- a CDS encoding tetratricopeptide repeat protein, whose amino-acid sequence is MLLNFPLVKKYTLALVFGLLCFAAKAQAPKDAADQKYKQALQLEDDENYADAIALLTDAQKLNPANINYPYEIAYALYSQKQYQKAIDKLLTLKNNTNSFDRLYQLLGKSYIVLDEGAKALAIYTEGLKKFPKSGCLYLERGTIPLDDKNYDEALQYFEKGIEVEPGFASNYYWAAKLYCNSTDPVWGVLYAELFMNLERNGPRNNEISKLLYDTYNNQITFAEPGKPQVTFTSQVIVEGRKPDKMPYPLVYQPTMGAAAATETAIDINSLDRIRQNFLKFYNQRGFNKTYPNVLFNYQDKITKAGCIEAYNHWLLLQGNQTDFTTWRKQNPAKWQDFLTWFAANPLKLDEDNKFYRAQY